The Rosa chinensis cultivar Old Blush chromosome 7, RchiOBHm-V2, whole genome shotgun sequence DNA segment CACCTATTAGAGGCGTCCGCTATCATCTCAAAGAGTTCAGTGGTCAGGGTTGCCACCCTGAAAATGCGCGTGATTTATTCAATCTTCGTCATGCTTCCTTGAGAAACGTAGTTGAGAGAATATTTGGAGTACTTGAATCCCGTTTCACAATATTCAAGACTGCACCTCTATTCCCATTTAAGACACAAGCGGAGCTAATGTTGGCTTGTGCAGGACTTCACAACTTTCTTCGTAAGGAATGTCGTTCTGATTTATTTCCTGTTGAACCGGAGGATGAAGAAGATTCTGAACATGAAGAAGATCCGGAAGATGAATTCCAAACCCAAGACCAACAAAGAGAGGAAGCTAATGATTGGAGAATGGAGATGGCTAATCATATGTGGAGAGATGCAAGACCTGCACCTGATCCTGAACCCAATCCTCCACCCGTTGTTGAAGGCAACAATGCAGCAGAACAATCATGATTGTTTGAAGATGCAGGATTTccaagttttgttttgtttttgtttttttgttttttttgttttctagtgtATACGACTGTTTTACAATGGTATtagtacaatttttttttcttttatgttttggtatttttcaaCATAATGCAGGCATAATATAAACCATTCTTGGTTCTTCG contains these protein-coding regions:
- the LOC112178410 gene encoding uncharacterized protein LOC112178410, producing the protein MADTNEDMDVMNEDDMDDEEFFEAIKGILMAIQAIIHLDCMGAIDGTHIPAMVKGPEISAYPNRYGKTSQNVLAATNFDLEFIYVLSGWEGSAHDSRVLNDALTRRNWLKLPPGKFLLVDAGFANRSGFLAPIRGVRYHLKEFSGQGCHPENARDLFNLRHASLRNVVERIFGVLESRFTIFKTAPLFPFKTQAELMLACAGLHNFLRKECRSDLFPVEPEDEEDSEHEEDPEDEFQTQDQQREEANDWRMEMANHMWRDARPAPDPEPNPPPVVEGNNAAEQS